A window of Paracholeplasma manati genomic DNA:
TAATCCTCAATACACTGTTTGACCATGCCGGTGAACTCATCCATGTGTCGCCACATATGTTAAGGCATTCCTTCGCATCTACTTTACTCAACCATGGGGCAGACCTCAGGGTTGTCCAAGAACTATTGGGTCATGAACATTTAAAAACGACCCAAGTCTATACGCATTTAACCACGGAAAAAATCCGTCAATCCTATAAAGAAAGCCATCCAAGAGCAACCAAAAAATGAAAAAATTAGCAGACATCATCATTGAATCCGGTTTACAAGATCAAACCCCAACCGCGACCCGTTTTACCGTGAGAGCCATCATCCTGAACGGCAATCAAATTCTCATGACGTATTCAAAGAAGTTTAAAGACTACATGACCCCTGGCGGTGGTGTGGAACCAAATGAAGATTTTATTGAAGCCTTGAAGCGTGAACTCGAAGAAGAAGTTGGTGTGGTTGCGAAAGAAATCCAACCCATTGGTTACTTAGAAGAATTACGCAGTGGTCAACGCGATGGTATCCTATACCAAAAAAGCCATTATTATGAAGTATCTATTGACCGTTATGTGGAAACCAATCCTGAAGACTATGAAATTCG
This region includes:
- a CDS encoding NUDIX hydrolase; protein product: MKKLADIIIESGLQDQTPTATRFTVRAIILNGNQILMTYSKKFKDYMTPGGGVEPNEDFIEALKRELEEEVGVVAKEIQPIGYLEELRSGQRDGILYQKSHYYEVSIDRYVETNPEDYEIRFGMTPAWVSIDDVIAQNDHEIRTRLKKDGLEIHPYSTLTRENIVLNYIKEVKKI